TtccattgggtatgttgttgattTAGCACCATAGCctattttttactttaatttcatGGCCAATTTTGTAATCGTATTCCATGGTGTCTATTTGATCTTTTGGATAAATAAGGAGTGCTTCATTTTCATGTAAAACAAACTTTGTGGTGGAATTGAAATTTGTATTTCTTTGTATCGCCTAATTGATTTAGTACCATGAAGATGCTGTATGTCAATGCCAGCTTTATCTTTTTGAAGCATCATTTCGTATGGGTGACTATTTGTATCCTTTTTGTTGCTTCAACTTTTTGTGTTAAAGTAGTATGCTTTGCAGTGTAGTGAATGATCAGAGTACGATTTTAACTTTAATTTTCAGCATATCTGTCCGATAATTTCCTGTTGTCAATTATGATTTATTTATATTGTCACTGCTCTGACCCGCAAGGGTGACTCATTTGGTTGAGCATGGggatttcataatggaggtcGGTTTGAAACCCCCTACCTACGAAAGTAGGGGATGTGCTTTCTGGGTCGAGCTTGTCGCACATGGTTTGCCTAGTGTGGTTTATCTCTCTTTTGTGGTTTGCGGActattgcacaggagcggggtttaccctgtgcgcacccaaagggtagcaGTTGCCGGTTCCCTTGccataaaaaaacattttcacTGCTCTGCTCGTTGTCCTAGTTGAGAATCTTTGTACGCACACCACAAactcattttttacttttattttatttagtatgataaGGGTATGAAATGAGGTTAAATGATTTATTGTGGATTCATGTAGCTGACCCCAACTTGTATGGTACCGAGGCACATTTGTTGTCATTGGCGGATctagaatttgaagtttatgggttccTACATTCCTTCAAGTTAaaccgcaagggtggctcagttggttgagcatggggctttcataatggaggtctcaggttcgaaaccccctgcctacaatagtaggggatttgccttctgggtcaagCTCGTCGCACCAGGCTTGCCTAGTGCAGGTTATCTCTCATGTGTGGTTTGcaagctattgcacaggagctgggtttaccctgtgtgcacccgaagggtagcggctgtggGTTCCCATGccttaaaaaaaaacattacttCAAGTTAATATACGATAATACTTGGTTTACAATCaactatttaaaaatatttgatgGATATTTTAATGCACATACATTCTATGAAGCAAAACCTCGTGGGTTCCTGTGAACACAACTAGTTGGTGTTGTTGTTTGTGAAGATAAATGATAGAGTTCCTCCTTCCATCCCAATATATGATCATGTGAGCTTCCATGTTTCATATTCAAATGTATAAAATGAGGGTTTCTTTTGATATCAAGCCAACTTTGTATTACACTCCGACAACTATAATATGTCCGTTTATTGATCTCTCAAACTCCAACAGTTAAACTTTTGAAATCTCGTAATATTTCATTTTATGTATCATGTGGAGTTGTATGGTCAAAGTTTAATTACTTTTACTTTTATGGATGCCTTCGCAATTGTTGGAATACTTCTGTATTATGTAAGGAAGAGTGGCCTAATGTAGGCTCACTACATATGAAACAAAAGGATACTGTTTTGTTAGTGCCTTGGTCTTTAATTTGCTTTCCCTCTTAAAACCAGGAGCTTTCCACTTCTAGAGTATATTCGCGTAAAGCAATTGTCAAGATGCAGAACGATGAGGGACAAAACATGGACCTTTACATCCCCAGGAAGTGGTGTGTATTTCTTACTCCTACCCCTTTGGGTTAGATTCTGCTGCCCCCTGTTCATCTATGTAATGCAGATGTATATTAGGCTATCCTAGATAATTAACGTGCTATTTGGATGCAGCTCTGCCACTAACAGGCTGATCACTTCCAAGGATCACGCATCTGTGCAGCTCAACGTTGGGCATTTGGATGAGTTTGGCCGATACACCGGCCAGTTCACCACTTATGCTCTCTGTGGATTTATTCGTGCCCAGGTATATTCTTTGTTACTTCTGAGTCGTGCCAAACAGTTAGTGTTCTTTTTTTTTCCGAATTACTTGGGTTTTCTAAGAGTGAACTATTGATTGTGCCTCATGGACTTATAAAAAGCATGACATATCTTTGTAAGTGGAGCATAAATGGTTGCCGATTACTCGCCTCATTTGCCTGAGTTTGTGAGTACTTATCATGGCAATGCATCTTTGGTCTGAGTTCCTTGTTGCATTCCATTTTAGATATCTTGTTCTCAGTGGAAGGCTGTTTTTCTTGTCCCGTTCTTCTTTCTGCCAAATGAAACTGAAAACTGAGCACTGATAATGTGTTTTTGTATACTTTAGCAGCAGTATTTACTCTTTGCTTATGTTGGTGGGTGGCATTCAGCTAGTTTGTTATCCCCTGTCAAAAGCTCTTTAAAGAAAGATGCTTCTTCCACTTACATTTTTGGAGCTACGATTCGGGCATATTGTTTTCTGATTCTTCTTTGCTTGGAATTGTTGTCTTAGGATCTTGTTATGGGGTGGTTTATCTTGTTTGCTTTTGACAGTCGTCATTTTTGTGCTACTGCTATTGACATGAAAATTCTTTCTGCAGGGAGACGCCGATAGTGCTCTTGATAGGCTTTGGCAGAAGAAGAAAGCTGAAGTTGGACAACAATGAGAGTTTTCTATTTGCTTTTGTAGTTCCAGCAGTTCTTCGTCAGTGTTTGTGGCTTCGTTCTGTTTTATGTTTAAGGTCCATTATTAGACAAATGGAACTGCATACTTGATTTCCTACTGTTGAGAAAATTTTTGGAGTATGGCGAACAATATGAGCTCTTTGAATCATTTATCCTGCCTTGTCAGCATTTCTTTCAGTTGTTATTATACTTAGAAGTTGGCACTAA
The nucleotide sequence above comes from Lycium barbarum isolate Lr01 chromosome 3, ASM1917538v2, whole genome shotgun sequence. Encoded proteins:
- the LOC132632322 gene encoding small ribosomal subunit protein eS21-like; its protein translation is MQNDEGQNMDLYIPRKCSATNRLITSKDHASVQLNVGHLDEFGRYTGQFTTYALCGFIRAQGDADSALDRLWQKKKAEVGQQ